ATGCCGTGGCGGAAGTACCCGGTGGAGACGACTACCTTGTCGTTGACGCGGCCGAGGTAGGGCAGGTCGTCGGGGGTGCCGGGGCGTGCCCCGGTGGTTGCCTCGATGAAGTCGCAGTCCTCGATGGCGGGGACGATCTCGATGGCGTCGCGAAGCAGCTGGTGCACCCCGCCCGCCTGGGGGTGCGGGCGCTCGTCCTCGCGGCTGGTCGCCCCGATGGTCAGCGTGCCGTCGCCGCGCGGGATGAGGTAGACGGGGCGCGACTCCACGTACCCGCGCACAACGTGGCCGAGGAGCGGGTGCTGGTGGGCGGGCACGCGCAGCTGCAGCACGTCGCCGTAGACGGGGCGCAGCCGCAGCGGGTTGGAGCCTTCGTACCACCCGGTGATGTCGCGTGCGCCGAGGCCGGCGCAGATGACCACCTGCTCGGCGGGCAGGTCACGCACGTCCGTGACGGCCTCGGAGACGAAGCGCACACCGGCCGCGGCGCAGGCGGCGAGAAGCGCCCGGGTGAACTGCCGCGGCTGGACCTGGCGGTCGCCGGGCAGCCGGACCACCCCGGCCAGGGCGGGGGAGAGCGCTGGCTCCAAAGAACGCGCCTGGCGCAGCGTCAGGGGGTCCACGTCCATCCCGTGCTCGTGCTGGTAGGCGCGCAGGTTGTCCAGGTGCTCGCGGTCGGCGCGGTCGCGGGCGACAACGAGGGTGCCCTCGATGCGGTAGCCCGTGTGGGCGGGGGAGTACTTGCCCGTCAGCTCAATGAGCTCCGGGTACCACTCGGCGGCGCGCAGCATGAGCGGAAACAGCGGCTCTTGCTTGTACACCACCTCGGCCGCGGGAGCGAGCATCCCGCCCGCGTGGTGCGAGGCGCCGGACAGCGGCGCGGGGTCGTAGACGGTGACGCTGTGCCCGCGGTCGGCGAGGGTCAGTGCCGTGGATAGGCCGATAATGCCTGCCCCGATGACCGCGACGTCGAGCTCGCGCGTCATGCGCCCCACCGTCGCTGGGGGTGAAACCAATCAAGCGCAGATAAGGAAATCATCCCGTCTTATTCTACGCCCGCGCGAGGTAACCCGAGCGGATCTGCCACGTGCGCAGCAGAGCCGCCGCGGCCGCCCCGCCGGCGAGAACGAAGTAGGGCAGGGTGGGGCCAGTGTAGGGCTCGATGGATTCCAAAAGCGGAGGCAGGCCGAAACCAATGTAGGTGGCCGCGTAGTAGGCGCCGAGGACGCGGCCGCGGTACGCGGGAGGGGAGTAGGCGTTGACGTCGAGGAGCCCGTCGCGAAGGCACAGGCCGTAGGCCCCGCCCAGCAACACGGTGGCGACGAAGAACAGCAGCAGGGAAGGTTCCTGCCCGCCTGCGGCCACGAGGAGGAAGCCGCCGGTGGCCAGGACGATACCGATCACCCCGGAAAGGGGGCCCCAGTTGTAGGCGCGCCCGAGCGCCTGCACGATCATGCCCGTGCCGAAGCCGCACACCGCCGCCACGCCCGGCAAAAAGACCCCGGTGGAGAAGTAGCCGGAGACGCGGGAGGCCAAAACGACGACGGAGGAGATGATCGCCGCGAAGACCCACATGGCAACCGGCACGGCGGTGGCCAGAGCCTTACCCGGCGAGGCCCCCGGCTCGAGCGGGGTGGGGGCGCCCTCCTGCACCCCCGTCGCGCCGAGGGGGAGATCCCCCGTGGTGGCGGAGAAAGCGATGGCGGCGATGGACGCCGCGATGCTGAGTGCAAAAGGCAGCCAGATGGGGGCCGAGAACGTCGCCACGGCGCCAGAGACGACGGGGCCGATGGCGAACCCGGAGGTCAGGGCGATGCCGGCGACAGTGGCGCCGCCCGCCCCGCGAAGGCGCGCCGCCCATGCGGTGCCGGGGCTGACCACCAGTCCCACGCCGAGGCCGACGACGAGGCGCCCCACGAGGAGGCCGGCGGGGCCGT
This is a stretch of genomic DNA from Corynebacterium auris. It encodes these proteins:
- the thiO gene encoding glycine oxidase ThiO, giving the protein MTRELDVAVIGAGIIGLSTALTLADRGHSVTVYDPAPLSGASHHAGGMLAPAAEVVYKQEPLFPLMLRAAEWYPELIELTGKYSPAHTGYRIEGTLVVARDRADREHLDNLRAYQHEHGMDVDPLTLRQARSLEPALSPALAGVVRLPGDRQVQPRQFTRALLAACAAAGVRFVSEAVTDVRDLPAEQVVICAGLGARDITGWYEGSNPLRLRPVYGDVLQLRVPAHQHPLLGHVVRGYVESRPVYLIPRGDGTLTIGATSREDERPHPQAGGVHQLLRDAIEIVPAIEDCDFIEATTGARPGTPDDLPYLGRVNDKVVVSTGYFRHGILLASVAARCGAELVEKQSPSLDLAACTVVRHA
- a CDS encoding MFS transporter, which encodes MSSRRVFASVLAFLVAAGWAANHFASVIVLLREELNLSALLVNGAYGIYALGLLPSLLVGGVLADRFGGRPVVITGSTIALLGNLALMMFHGPAGLLVGRLVVGLGVGLVVSPGTAWAARLRGAGGATVAGIALTSGFAIGPVVSGAVATFSAPIWLPFALSIAASIAAIAFSATTGDLPLGATGVQEGAPTPLEPGASPGKALATAVPVAMWVFAAIISSVVVLASRVSGYFSTGVFLPGVAAVCGFGTGMIVQALGRAYNWGPLSGVIGIVLATGGFLLVAAGGQEPSLLLFFVATVLLGGAYGLCLRDGLLDVNAYSPPAYRGRVLGAYYAATYIGFGLPPLLESIEPYTGPTLPYFVLAGGAAAAALLRTWQIRSGYLARA